The Desulfococcus multivorans DNA window GAGGCGCGGAAAAATATATCTATGACATGAATATGATATGTGTTCAAAATGTTATCGCTAATGCCGGCGGAGTACCATGCGCCGCGATGGAATATAAGGGCATGGGTGAAACGGCGAAAAAATCAAACCCAAGCCTGAAGAAAATACTATTGACAAAGCCATCTAATAAATACATAAATATTTGCTTATGTGTTTACGGTAATGCAGTTGAGTTTCATATCACGTGCCAAAATGATGTTTTCACCGATGAACAGAATGCAAAACAAGTCGTCCAATGACGATGTGGGCCGGGACCTGGCAGTAGGCAGCGGCGGATCTGCGGCAGGATGCGAGTTGACGAACGATCATCTCCAACGTGCCGCCTTTCTGGCTAAAAGTCTGTCGGACGGGAACCGACTGAGGATACTGGTCCTCATCAGCAACGGCAGGAAATCGGTATCCGCAATCGTCGAGGCGCTTGAATTGTCTCAACCGCTGGTGTCGCATCACCTGAAAGAGTTGAAGCGCTCCTTGATGGTCAAAGTAGAGCGAGAGGGCCCCTTCGTCTATTACGAATTAGCGGATTCAAGGATCCTGAATGTACTGCAAATCCTGAGCGATGTGGCAACGGACCTTTTGTCCGGCAGAAAACTGTTTTGAAGGAAAAGGGGGATGGATCGGCCGTATGGACAAACTTTTTCAAATCATTTCCCACATGGCGCCTGAAGAGGCCCTGTCGGAAATCACCAGGGTCCTGGGAAGGCTGTTGCAGGACCTGGATAATGACGCACGCGAACGGTTTTTGATGTCGCTCATCGGGCAATCCGAAGGCGACAAGGTTTCAGGCATGGTGCATTTGTGACTGGCCGAATGCATGGGCGAAGGTGTCGACCCAACGCAGATGTGCCAAAGCCTGGTGGATAAAGTCGCGCGGTCCGAACAGCTTTTGGCGATTGCCGATCCCGACGTGCTGGTGCTTTTCGAAGACTGGCTGGAGGAGCTGGAGTCGGAAGCGCAAACGCTGATCCAAACGCACGGCCCATTGGATGAGAAGTCGCTGGCCGACCAGCTGGGTTTGTCCCGCAGAGGGGCTGCGTTTCTGCTTTCAAAGCTGGAAAGAAAGAGGAGCCGATTCAGTTGAAAATGAGCGATTTTGATGAAATATCAATAAATAGGTTGGTGAACTTTCACTGTTTACTCAAATGGATTTAAGGAGGAAGTTTAAATGGCTGAGTTGATCGTATTTCACAGCGGCAACCCCGGTTGAGTTTCATGCAGAAAGGCTATAGGCGTAGCCAACGACATGAAGGACAAATTCGGTGAAAAACTGGACGTGAAAATATACACGATGGATTCGGAAGCGGCGAAACCATACGCTCTTGAATTCAAAGGATCGACCAATGTCCTTCTGGATAAGGAGTGGGTGCCTTTAAAGGTAGCGACAGACAAGAACCAGATGGAAACATTTCTATCTGGAAAAATTTAACGGAGGCCCGTCAAGTTGAGCCTGAAAAAGAGAACATCTGCATTCCTGGCACTTTCGGCCGTGCTGATTACCGTCGTCTCCGTATGGTACATCCAGCGCCCTGTCACCTCCGGGCAGACCACCTGGGACGACGTGGTCGCCGAGGCCGAAGCCGGTGGTTACGCCATCATCTCCACCGAAGAACTCGCCGACCGTTATCGCGAAGCATCTTCGGATCTTTTGCTGGTGGACACCCGCCAGGAGTGGGAATACCGCACCGGACATATCGAGGGCGCGCTCAATTTTTCCATGGAACCTACATGGTGGTCGAGATGGCGAAAGGCCGGTGAACTGGAAAATTTTCTGGGGCCGGACAAGGATCGGGTCCTGGTCTTCTACTGAGCGGGTTTGACATGAGTCCGCAGTGACTCGGCGGCCCGGGTGGCCGTATCGCTGGGTTACAAAAACGTCTACCGCGACCCCTACGGCTTCCCGAAATGGCAGGAGCAGGGGTTGCCCATCGCCAGCAGCCCCGCGGAACCGGCGGAACCGATGCAGGCGGGCCTGAATCCATCAGGGGACCGCTCCCTGCAAGGGTGGACCATGCTCTGGACGCTGTTGGGCATTTTCGTCGGCGGACTGGCCCTGAACCTGACACCCTGTGTCTATCCCATGATCCCCATCACGGTTTCGTTTTTCGGTGGGCGGGCAGGCCGGGACAAACCCAGCCAGATCAGACTGGTTTTCCATGGCATCTGCTATTTGATGGGGCTTGCCCTGACCAATTCGACGCTGGGCGTTGTGGCCGCGCTCACCGGCGGGTTGATGGGAGCCATGCTGCAAAACCCCATCGTTCTGACCTTGGTAGCCGGCGTCCTGGTCCTGTTCGCCACCAGTCTTTTCGGGTTCTGGGAGCTGCGCATGCCGGGCTTTCTCACCCAGGCCGCCGGCAAATCCTATTCCGGGTACTTTGGCAGCCTGTTCATGGGCCTCACGTTAGGGGTTGTGGCCGCGCCCTGCATCGGCCCCTTCGTCCTGGGTCTGCTCACCTGGGTGGCCGGCATGGGCAACCCATGGCTTGGCTTCCTGATTTTCTTCATTCTCAGCCTGGGTCTGGGATTGCCCTTTTTCGTGTTGGCGCTTTTTTCCGGCCAACTGCAGCGGCTGCCGAAGGCCGGGGGCTGGATGATATGGGTGCGCAAGCTGATGGGCTGGGTCCTGGTGGGCATGGCCGCCTATTTTATCCGGCCGGTTTTGCCCGAGACCCTGAAAATAGTGTTACCTGTCGCCGTGGCCCTGGCCGCGGGATTGCACTTGGGATGGCTGGATAGAAGCCAGGCTTCTTCTAAGGCTTTTCCCTGGCTGAAAGCCATCGTGGGTACCCTATGTTTGGTCCTGGCGGCCATGTGGATCACCGCCTGGGCCATGCGCGGGCCGGGAATCGATTGGCGCGCCTATTCGGAGCAGACGCTGAGCCAGGCGACCGAACAGGGCAAACCGGTCATCATCGATTTTTACGCAGATTGGTGCACACCCTGCCGGGAACTGGAGGAGGTGACCTTCCACCATGCCGACGTGGTCCGGCAGGCCGAGCAGGGATTCGTTATGATCAAAGTCGATGTAACCAAGGGCGGTGATCCGCTCCACGAAAAATTGTTGGCCCAATACGGCGTCAAGGGCGTCCCCACGGTTGTTTTTCTAGATGCACGAGGCGAGGAACGCACCGAATTGCGTCTGGTGGATTTTCTGCCGCCCGGACCCTTTTTAAATCGCATGGCTGATTTGAAGAAGTCTCTTCCTACCAAGTGAACACCACAACCCTGAAGGAGAAGAACATGCTCAACGTCCGTTTTTTTCTCAATGAGCCCAACGGCAAGCCTTGAAAGCATTTCAAACAGATGATGCCCAGGTTGGGCGAAAAATACGCTATCGATATCGAGGTCATCTCAAAGCCCAAGGCCGACTACCAGACCGACGAATACTTTGAACTCGACCTGCCCATCGCGCCGGCGGTCATGGTGGGGGAGGAAATCGTCGTGGAAGGGGCTGACGTGTCCGATCACGAGGTGGAGGCCTGCATCTGTCGCCACCTGGGACTGCCCAAACCCGAGCCGCCGACAAAAGGAATCCTGAACCGCCTTTTCAAGCGCTGAAAGGCGAACAGCGGTCGGCAGTGAATATGAGCCGTCATCATGCAGAAAAATCAAAAAACCGCACTGGTGAAAGTATCCCTCCTGATCCTGTTCATCGGCGTGTCGATCTACCTGGTCCGGTTTTCACCGGCCAGGCAGTATTTCACGACCGAACAACTGGGGCTGATCCTGGAGGCGGCAGGCTTCTGGGCGCCGTTGCTGTTCGTGTTCATCTACGCCGCCGGCGTCTGCCTGTTCATCCCCGGCACGCTTCTGACGGCCCTGGGCGCCGCTATCTTCGGCCCTTATTGGGGATTTGTATATGTTTGGATAGCGGCCATGATAGGCGCGAGCCTCGCCTTTCTGATCGGGCGTTACCTGGGCCGGGATTTTGCCGCCTCCCTAGTCGGAGACCGCCTGAAGCGCTTCGACGACGCCATTGAACGCAACGGCTTTGCCACGGTCCTCTACCTTCGGCTGGTGTATTTCCCCTTTACGCCCATGAACTTCGGCATGGGGCTGACCAAGGTGCGCTTTCGGGACTACGTTGCAGGGACAGGACTTGGGATCATGGTGGGCACGTTCATTTTCACGTTCTTCATCGGAACGATCAAGGATGTCTGGGCCGGCGGTCGATGGGCGGAATTGTTGAGCTGGAAGGTCTTTCTTTCCATCGCCCTTTTCATTTTATCGTTTTTTATCCCGAAACTCCTGAAAAAGGCAAGGGGGCCCGGCACGACCCAAATAATTTAATCGATGGCCGCCTCAAGAGCAACGTAATGGGAACCGACACAATCATTCGGCTGAGCGCATTCCTATGCGTTTTCGCCATTCTATCCACGGCGGAGTTTTTCACACCCCGAAGACGGCTGACAACTTCCAGAAGCCGGCGCTGGTTCGCCAATCTGACCATCGTCGCGTTGAACCCGCTGTCGGTCGCGTTGGTCTATCCCGTTCTACCCATTGAGGTAGCCCTGCTCGCCTCGGAGCAAGGTTGGGGGCTACTCAACCAATGGGCCTTGCCCTATGGACTTGAGGTGCTCATGGGCGTGGCTGCGCTGGATTTCGCTGTGTATGCCCAGCACGTCTTGCATCACGCCATTCCGATGCTCTGGCGGC harbors:
- a CDS encoding amino acid dehydrogenase; its protein translation is MIGEQVLNPQFVGDRWMRAFGRLLLGQPDRRCDTWIPAARPDIVDDDNVHKMDTRLVVDSANIPLSRGAEKYIYDMNMICVQNVIANAGGVPCAAMEYKGMGETAKKSNPSLKKILLTKPSNKYINICLCVYGNAVEFHITCQNDVFTDEQNAKQVVQ
- the tsoR gene encoding ArsR/SmtB-type metalloregulator TsoR encodes the protein MNRMQNKSSNDDVGRDLAVGSGGSAAGCELTNDHLQRAAFLAKSLSDGNRLRILVLISNGRKSVSAIVEALELSQPLVSHHLKELKRSLMVKVEREGPFVYYELADSRILNVLQILSDVATDLLSGRKLF
- the tsoA gene encoding LULAXC motif selenoprotein TsoA, whose amino-acid sequence is MDKLFQIISHMAPEEALSEITRVLGRLLQDLDNDARERFLMSLIGQSEGDKVSGMVHLULAECMGEGVDPTQMCQSLVDKVARSEQLLAIADPDVLVLFEDWLEELESEAQTLIQTHGPLDEKSLADQLGLSRRGAAFLLSKLERKRSRFS
- the tsoX gene encoding HSGNPxU motif (seleno)protein TsoX, encoding MAELIVFHSGNPGUVSCRKAIGVANDMKDKFGEKLDVKIYTMDSEAAKPYALEFKGSTNVLLDKEWVPLKVATDKNQMETFLSGKI
- the tsoB gene encoding rhodanese/DsbD fusion-like selenoprotein TsoB yields the protein MKKRTSAFLALSAVLITVVSVWYIQRPVTSGQTTWDDVVAEAEAGGYAIISTEELADRYREASSDLLLVDTRQEWEYRTGHIEGALNFSMEPTWWSRWRKAGELENFLGPDKDRVLVFYUAGLTUVRSDSAARVAVSLGYKNVYRDPYGFPKWQEQGLPIASSPAEPAEPMQAGLNPSGDRSLQGWTMLWTLLGIFVGGLALNLTPCVYPMIPITVSFFGGRAGRDKPSQIRLVFHGICYLMGLALTNSTLGVVAALTGGLMGAMLQNPIVLTLVAGVLVLFATSLFGFWELRMPGFLTQAAGKSYSGYFGSLFMGLTLGVVAAPCIGPFVLGLLTWVAGMGNPWLGFLIFFILSLGLGLPFFVLALFSGQLQRLPKAGGWMIWVRKLMGWVLVGMAAYFIRPVLPETLKIVLPVAVALAAGLHLGWLDRSQASSKAFPWLKAIVGTLCLVLAAMWITAWAMRGPGIDWRAYSEQTLSQATEQGKPVIIDFYADWCTPCRELEEVTFHHADVVRQAEQGFVMIKVDVTKGGDPLHEKLLAQYGVKGVPTVVFLDARGEERTELRLVDFLPPGPFLNRMADLKKSLPTK
- the tsoC gene encoding NEPxGxxU motif selenoprotein TsoC, encoding MLNVRFFLNEPNGKPUKHFKQMMPRLGEKYAIDIEVISKPKADYQTDEYFELDLPIAPAVMVGEEIVVEGADVSDHEVEACICRHLGLPKPEPPTKGILNRLFKR
- a CDS encoding TVP38/TMEM64 family protein, translating into MQKNQKTALVKVSLLILFIGVSIYLVRFSPARQYFTTEQLGLILEAAGFWAPLLFVFIYAAGVCLFIPGTLLTALGAAIFGPYWGFVYVWIAAMIGASLAFLIGRYLGRDFAASLVGDRLKRFDDAIERNGFATVLYLRLVYFPFTPMNFGMGLTKVRFRDYVAGTGLGIMVGTFIFTFFIGTIKDVWAGGRWAELLSWKVFLSIALFILSFFIPKLLKKARGPGTTQII
- a CDS encoding sterol desaturase family protein, with the translated sequence MGGIVELEGLSFHRPFHFIVFYPETPEKGKGARHDPNNLIDGRLKSNVMGTDTIIRLSAFLCVFAILSTAEFFTPRRRLTTSRSRRWFANLTIVALNPLSVALVYPVLPIEVALLASEQGWGLLNQWALPYGLEVLMGVAALDFAVYAQHVLHHAIPMLWRLHLIHHADLDFDLTTGLRFHPIEIIVSMAVKLSIVVALGAPPLAVLIFEVALNATSMFNHSNIRIPGKVDWVLRLIVVTPDMHRVHHSVIIRETNSNYGFNLPWWDRLLGTYKAQPAKGHTDMVIGLSQFRDPKRLTLPRLLILPFVGDPGRVPINRH